One Pyrus communis chromosome 4, drPyrComm1.1, whole genome shotgun sequence genomic region harbors:
- the LOC137731357 gene encoding uncharacterized protein isoform X2 encodes MGRSCLAVTLIVLVLFGGVSSAAPTAPAKIVGGFFSNAASAFMKRVWSLKTTTKTAVSGRPVMKFESGFNVETVFDGSKLGIEPYTVEVLPSGELLILDSANSNLYRISSSLSLYSRPKLVAGSSDGHPGHVDGRTREARMNHPKGLTVDDSGNIYVADTMNMAIRKISNAGVTTIAGGKSGRGGSHVDGPSEDAKFSDDFDVVYIGSSCSLLVIDRGNRAIREIQLHFDDCAYQYGSGFPLGIAMLVGAGFFGYMLALLQCRVGTIVSSQNDHEPMKTSIPPSSYHKPLKSVRPPLIPEDEQEKQEEGFLGSLGKLLVNAGASGLEILGAIFPGFRKKHLNYQYQSQQQEQQQKHPNSWPVQDSYVIPDEDEPPSFETRTPTPRKTYPFMAKDAETIHQLRQSQVFYNGWDNLQQQQQQQQKQPQQHYHRSGAGWEG; translated from the exons ATGGGTCGGAGTTGCTTGGCGGTGACTCTCATCGTTTTGGTTCTGTTTGGCGGCGTATCGTCCGCTGCCCCTACTGCCCCAGCTA AGATCGTTGGTGGGTTTTTCTCAAATGCTGCGTCTGCTTTCATGAAACGGGTGTGGTCACTCAAAACAACTACCAAAACAG CGGTTTCGGGCCGTCCAGTGATGAAGTTTGAGAGTGGGTTTAATGTGGAGACGGTGTTTGATGGAAGCAAGCTTGGTATTGAGCCTTACACTGTGGAGGTTTTGCCAAGTGGGGAGCTTCTGATTTTGGATTCTGCTAATAGCAACCTCTATAGGATCTCTTCCTCTCTGTCTCTGT ACAGCAGACCAAAGCTGGTTGCAGGTTCCTCTGATGGACACCCGGGACATGTAGATGGGAGGACCAGAGAGGCAAGAATGAACCACCCAAAGGGGCTTACAGTTGATGACAGTGGAAACATTTATGTTGCAGACACAATGAATATGGCAATCAGGAAGATAAGCAATGCCG GGGTTACAACAATAGCAGGAGGGAAATCGGGCCGTGGGGGAAGCCATGTGGATGGACCAAGTGAAGATGCAAAGTTTTCTGATGACTTTGATGTGGTTTACATTGGAAGCAGCTGCTCCTTGCTCGTCATAGACAGAGGAAATCGAGCAATCAGGGAGATCCAACTACATTTCGATGACTGTGCTTATCAATATGGAAGTGGCTTCCCCCTTG GGATTGCAATGCTTGTTGGGGCTGGCTTCTTTGGTTATATGTTAGCATTGCTACAATGTAGAGTTGGTACAATTGTCTCTTCCCAAAAT GATCACGAACCAATGAAGACAAGCATTCCTCCAAGTTCATACCACAAGCCTCTGAAATCAGTCAGGCCACCTTTGATTCCTGAAGATGAGCAGGAGAAGCAAGAAGAAGGCTTCTTAGGATCTCTTGGGAAGCTTTTGGTCAATGCCGGGGCATCTGGTCTGGAAATTCTGGGGGCAATATTTCCAGGTTTCAGGAAAAAGCATCTGAACTATCAATACCAAAGTCAGCAGCAGGAGCAGCAACAGAAGCACCCAAATTCCTGGCCTGTGCAAGATAGCTATGTGATACCAGATGAGGATGAGCCACCTTCATTTGAAACCCGAACTCCCACCCCTCGCAAAACCTACCCATTCATGGCCAAGGATGCAGAAACAATCCATCAGTTGCGGCAAAGTCAAGTTTTCTATAATGGGTGGGATAATCTTcagcaacaacagcagcagcagcaaaaaCAACCGCAACAGCACTATCATCG TTCAGGAGCAGGATGGGAAGGGTGA
- the LOC137731357 gene encoding uncharacterized protein isoform X1 codes for MGRSCLAVTLIVLVLFGGVSSAAPTAPAKIVGGFFSNAASAFMKRVWSLKTTTKTAVSGRPVMKFESGFNVETVFDGSKLGIEPYTVEVLPSGELLILDSANSNLYRISSSLSLYSRPKLVAGSSDGHPGHVDGRTREARMNHPKGLTVDDSGNIYVADTMNMAIRKISNAGVTTIAGGKSGRGGSHVDGPSEDAKFSDDFDVVYIGSSCSLLVIDRGNRAIREIQLHFDDCAYQYGSGFPLGIAMLVGAGFFGYMLALLQCRVGTIVSSQNDHEPMKTSIPPSSYHKPLKSVRPPLIPEDEQEKQEEGFLGSLGKLLVNAGASGLEILGAIFPGFRKKHLNYQYQSQQQEQQQKHPNSWPVQDSYVIPDEDEPPSFETRTPTPRKTYPFMAKDAETIHQLRQSQVFYNGWDNLQQQQQQQQKQPQQHYHRYQSSTPNTFYEQSSENTTEVVFGAVQEQDGKGEAVVIKPIDYGAPMFNHQSFRFRINPNGYTNGYY; via the exons ATGGGTCGGAGTTGCTTGGCGGTGACTCTCATCGTTTTGGTTCTGTTTGGCGGCGTATCGTCCGCTGCCCCTACTGCCCCAGCTA AGATCGTTGGTGGGTTTTTCTCAAATGCTGCGTCTGCTTTCATGAAACGGGTGTGGTCACTCAAAACAACTACCAAAACAG CGGTTTCGGGCCGTCCAGTGATGAAGTTTGAGAGTGGGTTTAATGTGGAGACGGTGTTTGATGGAAGCAAGCTTGGTATTGAGCCTTACACTGTGGAGGTTTTGCCAAGTGGGGAGCTTCTGATTTTGGATTCTGCTAATAGCAACCTCTATAGGATCTCTTCCTCTCTGTCTCTGT ACAGCAGACCAAAGCTGGTTGCAGGTTCCTCTGATGGACACCCGGGACATGTAGATGGGAGGACCAGAGAGGCAAGAATGAACCACCCAAAGGGGCTTACAGTTGATGACAGTGGAAACATTTATGTTGCAGACACAATGAATATGGCAATCAGGAAGATAAGCAATGCCG GGGTTACAACAATAGCAGGAGGGAAATCGGGCCGTGGGGGAAGCCATGTGGATGGACCAAGTGAAGATGCAAAGTTTTCTGATGACTTTGATGTGGTTTACATTGGAAGCAGCTGCTCCTTGCTCGTCATAGACAGAGGAAATCGAGCAATCAGGGAGATCCAACTACATTTCGATGACTGTGCTTATCAATATGGAAGTGGCTTCCCCCTTG GGATTGCAATGCTTGTTGGGGCTGGCTTCTTTGGTTATATGTTAGCATTGCTACAATGTAGAGTTGGTACAATTGTCTCTTCCCAAAAT GATCACGAACCAATGAAGACAAGCATTCCTCCAAGTTCATACCACAAGCCTCTGAAATCAGTCAGGCCACCTTTGATTCCTGAAGATGAGCAGGAGAAGCAAGAAGAAGGCTTCTTAGGATCTCTTGGGAAGCTTTTGGTCAATGCCGGGGCATCTGGTCTGGAAATTCTGGGGGCAATATTTCCAGGTTTCAGGAAAAAGCATCTGAACTATCAATACCAAAGTCAGCAGCAGGAGCAGCAACAGAAGCACCCAAATTCCTGGCCTGTGCAAGATAGCTATGTGATACCAGATGAGGATGAGCCACCTTCATTTGAAACCCGAACTCCCACCCCTCGCAAAACCTACCCATTCATGGCCAAGGATGCAGAAACAATCCATCAGTTGCGGCAAAGTCAAGTTTTCTATAATGGGTGGGATAATCTTcagcaacaacagcagcagcagcaaaaaCAACCGCAACAGCACTATCATCGGTACCAATCATCAACCCCAAATACTTTCTACGAGCAGAGTAGTGAGAATACCACTGAGGTTGTGTTTGGTGCAGTTCAGGAGCAGGATGGGAAGGGTGAAGCTGTGGTCATAAAGCCTATAGATTATGGAGCTCCCATGTTCAATCACCAGAGTTTCCGCTTCCGAATCAATCCGAACGGCTATACCAATGGCTATTATTGA